The genomic region GTATAAAATATGATAAAAAAATACAAGTTGGAGTTTCTGGAAGAACATGGGTATGTGGTATAATACCAAAAGAATGGAATAATAAAATTTCTGAAAAGAGTTTGACAAGAACAAATACAGTACTAACAGTAATAGATGAGGAATGTGGAAATCAAATAGTGGAAGGGAAAGTAGAAAGGCTGAAAATGTATGGCAAAAAATTAGAGGAATATTTTTCAAAGCCTAGAAATTTTGAGGAGATAGACTGGTATGAATTTATGAAATTTAATAATATTCATCCTATTATATCAATTTATGTAGGATATTTTTCGAAAGAAAAAATTGAAAAAATTAGAGATGAAATAAAGTCATACTATAATCAAAAAGATTTTACAATTCTGTTTTGTTATTGGGTAGATAATGGTAATGGATATGATGAAAAATACATTTGGTAAAAAGTAAGTTATGGAGGGAAATAAATGAAAAATATAGATAATGAAATTGAAGAAGTTGTTATAAATACTGAGTTTATAAAATTGGATCAGCTTTTGAAGTGGGCAAACTTTACAGGTTCTGGAGTGGAAGCAAAAATGTTTATTCAGAATGGTGAAGTAAAGGTAAATAACGCTGTGGAAACTAGACGTGGGAAAAAAATTTATGATGGGGATATTGTGGAGTTTGCTGGAGAAAAAGTTATTGTAAGGGCAAGACATTAAATAGTTTGTTGATTTATCCAGTTTATTGCGACAAGAGGAAATTTGAGAACTTCTTTTATTTAGCGGATATTTAACTA from Leptotrichia hongkongensis harbors:
- the yaaA gene encoding S4 domain-containing protein YaaA — its product is MKNIDNEIEEVVINTEFIKLDQLLKWANFTGSGVEAKMFIQNGEVKVNNAVETRRGKKIYDGDIVEFAGEKVIVRARH